GATGAACACCAAATCGTATTTGTCGAAAACGTGCCATCCGAAAGCTTCTACCCAGGCGCAAACGCGGTCAAAATGCTGACCGAGGGCGCATTGGAGGACTTGCTTCAGGTTCTCCCTGAACTCTCGACCGCAAACAGCCCTGAAGACATTAAGCGTATCTACGGCCCGACAGCGCGACCCATTGTTGGCCTCGAAGAATTGACGGATGTCGAATGCAATGCTTGTGGGGATGGCAATCCGCCGCCTGCAAAGCGGAATGAAGATCAAAGAAGGTTTGCTGCATAACGGTGAGCACAGCAAAGCTGCCAGATGCCGTGGCGGTGTTCCGGTGACAGATGTCCTTGGAAGCAGGGGCCACCTGAACTGGGACAGAGCTGTGCGCATCAGGTTGGGATGGTTTTTCTTCATGCCGTTTCCCCGCAACTGAAACGGCGGCTTGGCCCAAATGCCACAGAACCTTTGGCTGCAGTCACAATCCTGAGGTTGTTTGGCCACTCCCAATTCGCAGTTTTTGAAAGTGGCCATATTCGATCAATATCTGCGATTAGGCCGCGTCCTTCGCAAGTCCGGTCCAGACATTCGGCGCAAAGGCCGTGTCCAACTCGGTCTCGGCGATGTGATTGGTGTAGTTGGACATGGTCTTGAGCGCCGTGCCCAAGATCACCTCCAACATGGTCTGGCGGGTATAGCCGGCCTCCAGAAACGCTTGGGTTTGCGCTTGCGTGGGCCAGCCCCGGCTGTCGTTGATAGCAATCGCAAATTGACGCAAGGCCTCCAGCTTGGGATCGGAAATCGGTGTATTGTTGCGCAGGGCATCGATGACATCTTCAGACACACCGCCCATCTGCGAAAGGGTCGTATGGGCCGCCATGCAGTAGGCGCAACCATTCATCCGGTTGTTGGTCATGAGGATGATCTGGCGTTCGGTTTCCGACAGTTTGGCCTTGCCAAAGATCGCCGAAAGGGTGGTGTAGCCTTCGAGAATGGCAGGTGCTTCGGCCATTGCGCCATAAAGATTGGGCACGAATCCATAATCATTCAGGGCGCGCTGCAGGATGGGTTTGGCAGCGTCAGGGGCAGTGTTCAGGTCATGGGTGACAAAGTTGGTCATTGGGTCGGTATCCTTTGAGGGAGGGAAGAGGTCGTTTCGCCGGTTGAGAAGGGCAGGGGGGACGGCACAAAAGTCGTTTTGCCGTCCCCCCTTAAGCCGGATCAGAGCGCGCTGATGGGCGTGTTCACGATCTCTGGCCATTTGGCCTCGGCGCCCTTGATCACGGCGTCCTTGTCTTCGAGGTATTTGTCAAAGATGGCTGCGTTGACGAAGAGGTACAGTTTGCCGTCAACGATATCGGCATAGCGGACATCGCCATCAAGTTTCTTGCCAACAAAAACACCGAAGGCGCAAAAACCGCCAAACTGGGGAAGGTATGCCGCGGGATCGGCGTCAAACTTTGACTGTGCCTCGGCGGAGGAAAAGTAATAGTCAACACCATCATACGCAGAGGTAAAGGCGGCGTCCCCTTGCCCCGGTTTGCCGCCCTGGAACATCGAGACAGGATCAACGCCGTGCAGGCCTAGGGGATGGCCTGCCAGTGTCAAACCGTTGTTGACGTTGTATTCGTCCGCGGCAAAGGCGGATGTTGCGAGGGCCAAGGTCATTGCGGTGGCGATGCCGGTCAGAGTGCGAGAGTATTTCATTGCTATTTCCTTTATGAATTGAAGTTTTGAGAGGGGAGAGATCAGGCAGAGCTGGCGATGCGTTTGACGGCGTCATCCGTCCACCAAAGACCATTGGCCACCATGCGGAAGTTGATCAGCGCCGCGAGATAGCCGTCACCCTCTGGCACCTTCGCGCCGGCGGTTGCGTCGCGCACAACGGCAACCTCATAGCCCAGCTCAAGCAGGTCATAGAGATGGGCCTGTGTGCACAGGTTCGCGGACATGCCCGCAAGGATCACCTTGTCGATCCCGCGTTTGCGCAGCTGCAGGTTCAGATCGTTCTGCGCTGGGCTATAAACCTTGTGGGGGGAGCAAACGATGGTCTCGCCGTCTTCGATGTATTTCTTGTACTGCGGCATCCAATCGGCGCCGGATCCTTCGAAATTGTCGAGGTTGAGCGGGCCAAGCCGGTCAAACATCCCGATGGAGTGCATTGTGGCCTCAAGGGTGCCTTCAAAGTTCCATTTGTGATCATGCGGATAATAGTAGTGGGGCGAGATAAAAACCGGCATGCCAGCTGCCTTCGCCGCTTTGAACAGCTCTTCGATGTTGTCTACGGTGCCCTGCTCGGTGACGCTTTCGCCGACCACGCCCCAGGTTACGCCGTCCTCGGACAGAAAGTCGATTTGAGGATCTGTGACCACCAATGCGGTGCGCCCCGGTTCGATTGTCATATCAATCTGCGGCAGGCCCGGATTTTCCGGATCGGCATAAAGCGCCTTGGCCTCGTCTGTTGCAGCCAGAGCGCCACTGCCCGCTACACCGGCCACACCAGCAGCGGCAACGCTGGCCAAAACGCGGCGGCGGGCCAGATCTACGGTTTCTTCGGTGTGGCCGCATCCGCAACCGTGGTCAGGTTTATGTGTCATTGATTGTCTCCTTGGTTTGCTTGTGCAGCGCAGATCGCGCTGCGGGTGTCAGGGCGGCGGACCTTTGGACAGATCTTTCCCGTTCACGGCAAAACGGGCCGTGTTGGTCAGAATGCATCTGCGGTGGATCCACCTTCCTTTTGCGCCAGCCCGCATGAAACGCAGGCCGGAATTCATTTGATCTTGGGGCTAGAGGCCCAAATCGGTCAGCCCCTTGTGGCTCATCGGGCGGGCGGGCTCGGACCAATGAAACAGACGGTCTGCCTCTTCGATCGGCAAATCGTTGATCGACGCGATCCGCCTCCGCATCAGGCCATCGGGAGCAAATTCCCAATTCTCATTGCCGTAGGACCGGAACCATTGCCCCGCCGCGCTGTGCCATTCATAGGCGAACCGCACGGCGATCCGGTTGCCCGAGAACGCCCAAAGCTCTTTGATCAGGCGGTACTCCAGCTCTTGCGCCCATTTGTCTGTCAGAAAGGACACAATCTCTTTGCGCCCTTGCAAAAAGGTCGTGCGGTTCCGCCAAACGCTATCAACAGAATAGGCGAGAGCGACTTTTTCTGGGGTCTTGGAGTTCCAGCCGTCTTCGGCCATCCGAACCTTTTGCTCGGCGGTTTCCAATGTGAACGGCGGAAAGGGTGGACGCGTCATATCAAGGCCTCGTGGTTTGAGAAAAAAGCGCCCCGGACAAAGTGGTAGGTCGGGTAAATGCCGGGGCGCTGGAGTTTGCCACATTCGGGAGCTGGACAGATGGGAGGGTCCGAAAATGGCTTGGGGAAATGTGGTGTCTGACCGTGGGGCCAAGGTGGCAGGCCTCCACCAGGGTTGCCAACACAAGCCAGACGATGAGGGTCGTCGCGATCGCAAGCAGCCGGTCGTCGGGGCGCCGTGTTCCCGACCCAAATGGGGTCTGGAAGATCACGGGCGGAGAAGCCGGAAGGCGCCCGGAACCGCGGCGCTCATTGCGGCGGGGGGACGGTGCCGCAGTGCGCCTGACGGGGCAGGTCATGTGGTCCGGATGGGTCATTCCAGCTTCTCCGTGCGGAGTGATGCCAAGCCTTTGCCCTAGGGAAATCGGGCATCGGCCAATTGGCACCTCTCGGTTGATCGATGAGCCAGATGTAGGCGGTGCGGCTCCGCAAATATTGGCCCTTTCAGCCAAGGTTTGGGCAAATCCTGCCATGCTTTGACGGGCTGTTCGGCTGCACCGCTTATGGCCTTCGCCGGCGATTTTGTGCGGCAAAGGGGCTTGCGCAGATGTGATGTCTCTTGGAAGGCAGCGCGCTCTTTCTAGCTGATCAGAATGACTTTTTTGCTTTGCCTTCTGCCGCTTTGATATCCCCCGAACATCGCGCTGTCGGTCGGTTCCCTGCACAAAGGACACAAATATCTGACCATGCCGCAGTGATGCGTAAGCCCGATATTTCTCAGGAGAAATCAACGATTGGCAGGGCGGGGCAAAGCCCTGACCGGTAGGGCCAAGAAGACGGTCGCGAGCCTGACTAGATCTGGGGAAGGCCGGTGCCATACGACAATATCAAATGCCGGTTTGCCCCAGAGGCGCATTAAAAAGGAGCATCTGAAATGCAGCAAACAACAGATCACAACGCAACCGCAGCGGGGCATCAGTATCCTAACAAAAGCAAAATCAGGTTGCGGTTGTCCGGCGTTGGGGCGGCAACGGTTGTCGCCTTTCTGGCCACTGCCGGTTTGGCCCGCGCAGATGGCGCCAAGCAGACAGCATTCAAATTCTACGGGCAGCTTAACTTCGGCATTTTTCATGTCGACGATGGGCAGGACTATGACACCTACCTTACCGACAATGACAATTCGAACAGCCGGATCGGCATCATCCACCAGACCGAACTGGCCAATGGCCACAGGCTGAAATTCCATTTCGAAAGCGGATTGGGATTTTCCGGATCGGCGGCGGCAACCCTTGACGACAATGACCTGAACCTGAAATGGCGGCGTACCGAGTTGCGAAAATTGGAGGTGGTGTACAGCACGCCCGCCTATGGCGCCTTGTCTTTTGGTCAGGGAAGCACCGCAACAGATGGCGTTGCAGAAACGGACTTTTCCGGCACCAGCGTTGTGCATTATTCCAGTATCAATGCACTGGCGGGCACCATTGAATTCCGGGACGCGGGCGGCGCGGGGTCCGGCAGCAACATCAACGCAGCATTCAGAAACTTCGATGGCGCGCGCCGGTTTCGCCTGCGTTATGACAGCCCCGCGGTCAGTGGTTTCGCCCTCACGGTTTCCGCCGGACAAGAAGTGCTGCGCCATGGCGATGATCGAGATTATTACGATCTGGCGCTCCGCTTTGATCGGGATCTGGACCAGTTCAAAGTCTCCGGACGCATCGGCTACGCCCGTGCGGGCTCTGACCGGTCATCGGTCGCCTCTTCCATCGCGTTCTTGCACACATCCAGCGGCCTCAACCTTGCGGCTGCCACGGGGCGGCAACAGGAAACGGGGGCCAATTACGCCTACCTCAAACTTGGTCTAAAGCGGCGTTGGAATGATCTGGGCGAAACAGCACTGTCCCTTGATGTGTTTGAGGGGGATGATCTGGCCGGAATCGGGTCACAGTCCACGTCCTATGGCATTGGGATTGTCCAGAAATGGGACCGCTACAACACTGAACTCTACGCAGGTTACCGCCGCTATGAATTGAAAGGGGCCGCCGTTGCCGTTGAGGATATCAACGTCGCCGTGATCGGTGCCCGTTGGAAGTTCTAAAGGGCAAGTGGCAGATGGAAGGGGGCGGGCAAATTCTCCTGCCTCGATCCGGATATTCGCGAGATATCTAAAGGCCCCACGCGGCGGGAAAGAAGATCACGCGTAACCGTTGGGTCCATCCGCGCCAAGCGCCGCATCCATCAGCGCGGCTGCGACGCGTTTGGCATTTAGCGCCGCCTCAGGCATGCCGCGGACATGGGCCGTGGCAATCGCCCCCTCCTTGATCAGGGCAATCTGCTCAGCCAGTTCGAGGGGCGCGGCCGCACCCGCCTTGCGGCAAATCTGCTCAAGGTGGTCAACAACGCTCTGTTTGTGCTCTGCGGCCAAACGGTGGGCCGGATGCTTTTGATCGCCAAATTCGCTGGCTGCATTGATGAACGCACAGCCGTAAAAACCAAACTCCTTGAAAGCTCTGCCTTTGAACCAATCCTCAAGCGCGTCAAACATTGCCAAAATCTGGGCGCGCGGGTCAGGGCCAGCTTTCTTCATCTCGCCCATGAGCCAATTGCGGAACTTCTCATCACGGCGGCGCAGAGCGGCAAGGATCAGTTCATCCTTGGAGCGGAAGTGATTGTAGAGGGTCATCTTGGCCACGCCGGACTCGCCAAGGATCTTGTCGATCCCGGTGGCATTAAAGCCGCCCGTGTAGAAGAGCTTTAACGCTGTTTCGACGAGATCGTCGCGACGAGGGTTTGCCATGTTCTCAAAACCAATCAGACTGTTCTGTCTATATTTTGCATAGTTTTCCACGCCTGGCAAAGCCAAATCATTCAAAATACGGTGTTTCTGTTCACTTTCTCCCGTAGACCAATCTGTATGGATAGGCTAAATGATGGTCAGTTGCGTGCGATGATGCCATTGGCGTTATATGCTGCTGAGCAAGTTCAGCATAAACAGTGGGTTAATGCAGATAGGCATGCTGTGTTTGGCAGAAAATGCCATCCCCTTGGCGGTGGCGGGCAAGAGCGTATCACAAACGTCCTATAGAGTGTTCTGATATCGAAAAAACCCACCTCTGCCTCCCGGCAAATTTAAGGACAAGCCAGATGCAAAGCTTGACTTCATTGACCCTCACAGCCATCGCCGCAGGTATCGCGGTCAGCGTTCTGCTTTTGCCCGTGGCAATGTCCAAGGCTTTGTTTGGCCGGAACAATGATGCAAGCGTGAAGGCAGTGCGGCAGCCGACATTCGTGGCTACCCGTGAAATTGACGGCGGCCTTTCAGACTGATCTCACTCGGCATGAGATTGGAGTTAGAACTTGTGGTGAAATCTAAGACTTAAACCATTTGAGCCGGGGTTGAATTCCGACAAACCTCCGTTGGATCGGTGATCAATGGCGAGAGATATCGACGAGGTTTTTGTGATTTCATAGCCAACCGCCAGCACCGACCGGAATTCGATGGTATGGCCCAATGCCGTCGCTGGCCCGTTCTCAAAATAAAGACCGGGCATCAGGCTTGCCTCGGCAAACCAGCGATCACCAAAATGACGCTGCGCGATCAACCCTGCACCTGCCCAGACATCACCCGAAGCATGGCCAACAACCGCCACGCCCCAGCTGATCTGGCCCTTGTCCCACTCGCGGTAGGGATCGAACCGATATTCAAAGGTGAACTGCCGGTCATTGGCGGCGAGGTTGGAGTTGAATTCCACCACACCAGAACCAATAACAAGTTCAGAGGCTTGCGCGGCTTGCCCAAAGGTGAGGCCGACAGCCATTGCGATGGTTTTCAAACATTTCATATCAGGCATCGGGGCGAACCTTGGACCAGAATGGGGGAATGCCCGCCGAGCGCGGTGTCGGCGCAGCGCTCGCTTTGGTTCTGTCTGAAATCGGCATTGAACATCTCCAATAGATCAGTGCCGACAAAAGCCCTTCCTTCGCGGAAGGCTGCCAATGCGGCTTGTTGCCTTTGGTCTATTCAATCGAAGGGGTCAGGGTCTTAGCCGGGTCTGCCAAGCTTCGGGCTGTTTCTGCCATCTTGTGGTGCTGCGCGGCTTATCACGCGGATCTTTGCTGCCGAAATTGCGCGGGCGCTTGGCCGACCCAGCGTTTAAAGGCGCGGCTAAAGGTGCTTTGCTCGGAAAACCCGGTCAGAAAGGCGATCTCGGCAATGGAAAAATCACTGTCGATCAGTAATTTTTGCGCCAAGGTAGTCTGGGCCTGTCGCAACACATCGCGGTAGGTCAGCCCCTCATTGGAAAGGCGGCGATAGAGCGTGCGTTCGCTCATCCCCATCTGCGCGGCAATCTTGCTGGCCTGCGGTGCCCCGTTATCCAGCGCCTCTGCCAGCAGGCCAAGCAGTTCAACGCCCAGCGGCGACTCGCTGCGCAACTTGCCCAGCTCCTGTTCGAGGTGTTGCGTCAGGAAAGTGCAGACAGCCCGATCGCCGGACATATTGGGGGCATCCAGCATTGTCCGGGGGATCGAGATCGCGCAACGATCCGCTGCAAAACGGACCTCGCAATCAAAGAGGGTATTATATGCTCCGGGCGTACTGCGGCAGCTATGGCGAAACGAGACGGAGTCAAACCGGATATCCGCCGAGATATAGTGCCGGATGTAGCGTGCAATCGCCGCCAATGCGCATTCGTTGCGAAACTGCTGGGTCGGGTGTGGGGTGTTCGGCTCTTCTACCGTCAGAAATGCCAGGGCGCCGCGTTCCTCAAACCCGTAAGCCGCGCCATCTGACAAAAGCCGGAAATACCGGGCAAGCAATTCAAGGGAAGTACGCAGGGTGGGGGCTGACTTGACCGCAAGGCCCAGCACGCCAAGGTCTTCTGGCTCAATCATCTCGGCATAGGCGGCGACAAGCTCTGCCTCGTCGTCTTGGGTGGCCCGGATCCAGTCGATGAGGGCAAAATATTCCATGTTCGGAGCCAGCCCGCTGTCTGACGCTCTCACCCGCTGCACAACCGCGCCATCGGAAAGAATTGCATCGCCCTCGGTCATGGCCAGCCCGGCGGCGCGTGCGGTGGCGCGAATGAATGATGCAGTGACGCTTGGCATGTCAGTGCCGCAAGAGGAGGGCGCGCGCCATGGCTCTTGTGTCCACCGATAAACGGATAATCCCGGTCATGTCTGGCCTCCAGCCTGTCATATGTGGCAATGTTAACACTTTGCTCAAATTGAATGCAATCAATTTCGAATAAATGTGGTGCAATTTTATGATCTGACTTGCGGCAATGGCTGTGCGCCCTTACCATTCCGGCTGTGTCCTGCGGTAAAAGGTGAGCTTGATGTCCCCCAAAAACTGGGTTCCCGAAATCCGGCAAACCGACTTGCCGCGCTATGTCGGGATCGCCGAAGCGATTGGCGCCGACATTGCATCAGGCCGCTTGAAACCCGGCGATCGCTTGCCGCCGCAGCGGCAGATCGCAGAGGTTCTTGGGACGGATATATCCGCTATTTCAAGAGGGTACGCAGAAGCCGCCCGGCGCGGATATGTGCAAGCCCATGTCGGGCGCGGCACCTTTGTCTTGGATCCACGCGCGGGTAAACCATCGGCCGATCCGAGGCGCACCAGCGAAGAAGATCCGCGCATGAACATGCCGCCGGAACCCGAAGACCCCAAGCTGATTGCAAAGATGCAGGCTGGGCTGAGCCATGTTGCCGCCAACATCGTCCCGCTGTTGCGGTATCAAACCCCATTGGGAGGCGACAAGGACAAGGAAATCGCCGGAAAATGGCTGCATGCAAACGGATTGTCCTTTGTGCCGGAACGGTTTGCTGTCGCGCCGGGGGCGCATGCCGCGATTGATGCCGCGCTAACGGTTTTGCGCCAGCCAGGCACCGTTGTTCTGTGCGAACAGGTGACCTATCCGGGCATCCGCGCCATTGCCGCCCGTCTTGGTTTGGAACTGGTCGAGGTGGACGAAGATGAACATGGGATTTCCCCTGACGCTCTTGAGGCCGCGATCGCCGGCCATCCAACCGCTGTACTGTACCTCAATCCAACCCTGCGAAACCCGACAACGCACACCATTCCTGCGCAGAGGCGCAGCGAAATCTCCCGCGTTTTGCGGGCCCATCAGACA
This window of the Sulfitobacter mediterraneus genome carries:
- a CDS encoding acyloxyacyl hydrolase, coding for MPDMKCLKTIAMAVGLTFGQAAQASELVIGSGVVEFNSNLAANDRQFTFEYRFDPYREWDKGQISWGVAVVGHASGDVWAGAGLIAQRHFGDRWFAEASLMPGLYFENGPATALGHTIEFRSVLAVGYEITKTSSISLAIDHRSNGGLSEFNPGSNGLSLRFHHKF
- a CDS encoding PLP-dependent aminotransferase family protein, giving the protein MSPKNWVPEIRQTDLPRYVGIAEAIGADIASGRLKPGDRLPPQRQIAEVLGTDISAISRGYAEAARRGYVQAHVGRGTFVLDPRAGKPSADPRRTSEEDPRMNMPPEPEDPKLIAKMQAGLSHVAANIVPLLRYQTPLGGDKDKEIAGKWLHANGLSFVPERFAVAPGAHAAIDAALTVLRQPGTVVLCEQVTYPGIRAIAARLGLELVEVDEDEHGISPDALEAAIAGHPTAVLYLNPTLRNPTTHTIPAQRRSEISRVLRAHQTPLIEDDAYRFVATNAPAPICDSLPDLGWHVAGISKVFGAGLRLAYVQVPNAAFLGPFVKAVRAAHVMTSPISLALLSTWIEDGTAAQVQAFVRSAARERQQIAKEALTGMTFDSAPDAFNIWLTLPDGLNRAEALARLFGRQIGILPSDFFIPSGAGQDKLRICLGGPISQESLRKELQQVHHALSAPDWSG
- a CDS encoding AraC family transcriptional regulator, with translation MPSVTASFIRATARAAGLAMTEGDAILSDGAVVQRVRASDSGLAPNMEYFALIDWIRATQDDEAELVAAYAEMIEPEDLGVLGLAVKSAPTLRTSLELLARYFRLLSDGAAYGFEERGALAFLTVEEPNTPHPTQQFRNECALAAIARYIRHYISADIRFDSVSFRHSCRSTPGAYNTLFDCEVRFAADRCAISIPRTMLDAPNMSGDRAVCTFLTQHLEQELGKLRSESPLGVELLGLLAEALDNGAPQASKIAAQMGMSERTLYRRLSNEGLTYRDVLRQAQTTLAQKLLIDSDFSIAEIAFLTGFSEQSTFSRAFKRWVGQAPAQFRQQRSA
- a CDS encoding TetR/AcrR family transcriptional regulator; its protein translation is MANPRRDDLVETALKLFYTGGFNATGIDKILGESGVAKMTLYNHFRSKDELILAALRRRDEKFRNWLMGEMKKAGPDPRAQILAMFDALEDWFKGRAFKEFGFYGCAFINAASEFGDQKHPAHRLAAEHKQSVVDHLEQICRKAGAAAPLELAEQIALIKEGAIATAHVRGMPEAALNAKRVAAALMDAALGADGPNGYA
- a CDS encoding YHS domain-containing (seleno)protein, producing the protein MKYSRTLTGIATAMTLALATSAFAADEYNVNNGLTLAGHPLGLHGVDPVSMFQGGKPGQGDAAFTSAYDGVDYYFSSAEAQSKFDADPAAYLPQFGGFCAFGVFVGKKLDGDVRYADIVDGKLYLFVNAAIFDKYLEDKDAVIKGAEAKWPEIVNTPISAL
- a CDS encoding porin, encoding MQQTTDHNATAAGHQYPNKSKIRLRLSGVGAATVVAFLATAGLARADGAKQTAFKFYGQLNFGIFHVDDGQDYDTYLTDNDNSNSRIGIIHQTELANGHRLKFHFESGLGFSGSAAATLDDNDLNLKWRRTELRKLEVVYSTPAYGALSFGQGSTATDGVAETDFSGTSVVHYSSINALAGTIEFRDAGGAGSGSNINAAFRNFDGARRFRLRYDSPAVSGFALTVSAGQEVLRHGDDRDYYDLALRFDRDLDQFKVSGRIGYARAGSDRSSVASSIAFLHTSSGLNLAAATGRQQETGANYAYLKLGLKRRWNDLGETALSLDVFEGDDLAGIGSQSTSYGIGIVQKWDRYNTELYAGYRRYELKGAAVAVEDINVAVIGARWKF
- a CDS encoding carboxymuconolactone decarboxylase family protein — encoded protein: MTNFVTHDLNTAPDAAKPILQRALNDYGFVPNLYGAMAEAPAILEGYTTLSAIFGKAKLSETERQIILMTNNRMNGCAYCMAAHTTLSQMGGVSEDVIDALRNNTPISDPKLEALRQFAIAINDSRGWPTQAQTQAFLEAGYTRQTMLEVILGTALKTMSNYTNHIAETELDTAFAPNVWTGLAKDAA
- a CDS encoding DUF1348 family protein gives rise to the protein MTRPPFPPFTLETAEQKVRMAEDGWNSKTPEKVALAYSVDSVWRNRTTFLQGRKEIVSFLTDKWAQELEYRLIKELWAFSGNRIAVRFAYEWHSAAGQWFRSYGNENWEFAPDGLMRRRIASINDLPIEEADRLFHWSEPARPMSHKGLTDLGL
- a CDS encoding cysteine hydrolase, which produces MTHKPDHGCGCGHTEETVDLARRRVLASVAAAGVAGVAGSGALAATDEAKALYADPENPGLPQIDMTIEPGRTALVVTDPQIDFLSEDGVTWGVVGESVTEQGTVDNIEELFKAAKAAGMPVFISPHYYYPHDHKWNFEGTLEATMHSIGMFDRLGPLNLDNFEGSGADWMPQYKKYIEDGETIVCSPHKVYSPAQNDLNLQLRKRGIDKVILAGMSANLCTQAHLYDLLELGYEVAVVRDATAGAKVPEGDGYLAALINFRMVANGLWWTDDAVKRIASSA